Sequence from the Balaenoptera acutorostrata chromosome 4, mBalAcu1.1, whole genome shotgun sequence genome:
agggcaATGGGGGGGATGGGAGAAATAGGTAAAGGATATTTGAGGTACAAattaccagttataaaataaataattcacaggAATGTAATGTACTGCACAGAgattatagtcaataatattgtaatggtggtacataatctataaaaatattgaatcactatgtttcaCACCTGTAACTAATATTATAactgaactatacttcaattataatTATACTTTAGTTATACTTGATGAAAGACCTGATGTTCAGGTTGATGAGCCATGGCCAGTGCTCCACTCCGCCATCGTTTGCTGTCCCACATTGCCTCAACGTGGCCCTCATGCCTAGGGGCTGCTCTAACCTTCTGTGCCTTTACATTTACCTAGTTCAAAGCCCATGAACACCATTCTCGTTTGGTCTTCCCAGCACTCAGTGAATGAGACAGGGCAGAGATGGTTACTACACAGAAACttaggtacagagaggttaagaggctTGCCTAGGGTCACCAAGAATGGGGACAAGAAGCCAGGTTTTGTGATACCCAGTTCAGTACTCCTACCACCTTATCCTTGATATGCTTAGGAGCAGGCTTCATTGAAATGGACTAtagattctttctttttcctgaatttttttttaattgaagtatagttgatttacaatgttgtattaattactgTTGTATAGATTCCTAATCAGTTAGCAAAACCCTGGGGGTGATTGCTTAGACTCATTACGGTAAATAAACCTAGATACTTGGGAAGAATTTAATGTTTTCCAGAAGATACAGACATTGTTTGAGTTCAGAGTACTTCCATTTTCCGTTCAGTTTCACAATAAATTCTGGGAAAACTAAGTAGGTCTTTACCCAGATATAAAGGGGCCTATTCAGGCTCTATTTGCTTAGTGAAATTTTCCAGAACTTCCAGCAGTTCTGTACATGATACAGTGAAAGGGTCATGGATTTAGGGAATCAAGTGCACTTGGATTTGAATCTCAATTCTACCATTCACTCAGCTCTATGATCCTAGgcatttctcttaatttctcagAGCCTCAGGTGACTTACCTATAAAAATCGAGATTATAGCACCTTCATGGGTGGTAATGGTCAGGGCCTTTCTGCACAGCTCAGGAGATGCCCTTCATATTAGATTATTATAAACACAGTGAGAACTGAAGTTGTACATCACAGTGCCCCCAGTTTATGATGAAATTGAATGAAATAACCTCTTGTGTGCTTaatgcatttttgttttcatttccttaattgGTCACTTAGCTGCTATTTTACCAGGAGTTCCCATCTTCCACCGTGAGGTGAGTCAGTTTTCTGCCACTTGCTAGTACTCATGCAGAACTCCATAAACCTGAATGTTATATTGTGAAGCTGACCCTTGGCTTTCTTCTCATGCAGGAGTCTAGGACCAGAGCCCTTAGAGCAGTGGTCCCtgacctttttggcaccagggaccggtttcgtggaagacaatttttccatggatgggagggggagggcgggGTGTTGGGGGATGtttggttcaggcggtaatgcgagccacggggagcgatggggagatgAAGTTTCACTCgcttgcccgccactcacctcctgctatgTGGCCGGTTCCTAGTAGCGGTCctcggcccgggggttggggacccctgccttagagAGATGCATCACAAACCTATGACGCTGTCTATGGCAAGAGGTCTCTTTCTGGCAATTTTAAAAGGAGGCTGGGCCTTTTCAGGGAGTTTGGCTTCTTGTGATGTAGACCCCTCAGCCtgctctgcctttttcttttagtttttcaagcATGTATGCCTTCCTTGAACAAATAGTGTAAGGCCCTACAAACTGAATGTGTAAAATGTGATTCCTGACCTCAAGAAGCTCAGAGAGCAGTCGGGAAGCTAGACCAAGACAACAGGAAACTAAGATTCAGCGAGTACAAAGGAGTGGTGGGAGAGTCCATAACGTGCTCACAGCTCGGAGAGGAAGACAGGAGTGTCTGAGCACTACTTTCTACATTTCAAGCCCAAActgagggtgattttttttttttttaagacttgctGAAGGTTGCAGACCTGGTGGGAGATAGACCTGGGCTGGAATTCAATTCTTGTCACTCTAAAGCCATTGCTCAGCCCGTCATTACTTTTAGATATTCTTTACATCATTTTCTGCCttgtctcacttttttttttaggcctGTTTTCCTGCTCAGGACAGCGTGGCTTCCTTGAACATGTCTTTCATTATGATTCACACTAACTTGAAGAAAAAATTCAGCTGCTGTGTGCTGGTCTTTCTCCTGTTTGCAATCATCTGTgtatggaaggaaaagaagaaggggaGTTACTATGAGTCCCTTAAGCTGCAAACCAAGGAATTCCAGGTGTTGAGGTCTGGTTCCCAATCTGTGTCTTCAAGTGGCACCCACAGCCCCCAGAGCGGCAGCCGGGCCCTCAGTGGTCCCAAGGCCAAGCCGGAGGCTACCTTCCAGGTGTGGAACAAGGACAGCTCCACCAAAAACCTTACCCCCAGGCTGCAGAAGATCTGGAAGAATTATCTGAGCATGAACAAGTACAAAGTGTCCTACAAGGGGCCAGGGCCTGGTGTTAAGTGTGGTGCAGAGGCCCTGCTTTGCCACCTTCGGGACCACGTGAACGTTTCAATGGTAGAGGCCACAGATTTTCCCTTCAACACCTCTGAATGGGAGGGTTACCTGCCTCAGGAGAACATTAGGACCAAGGCTGGGCCGTGGGGCAGGTGTGCTGTCGTCTCATCAGCGGGATCTCTGAAGTCCTCCCAACTGGGTCAAGAAATAGGTGGGTTCTGGGCTGTTAAGACTGTTGTCTGAGCAGCCAGTGCTCACTCATTTGGAGCATCTGGGCATGTGGACAGTACTGGAGGCTAGGAGTCCCAGTACGGCTGCATGCACTGGCGGAGCGGGCCcagatcagtgtttctcaactggCCTTCATGAGTCAGAGGTGGCACGGGGGCAGTGGAGAGGGTGGCGATCCAGTCTTCCAGCACCTTTATCAACTAGAATGGCTTTATTTTGATCTGTCTTAAATATTGGTGTTCTACAGAAGATTTTGTTTGAAAAGAAAGTTCCACTGCTACCAATAAGCAAAACACtacattgacatttaaaaatatttaaagcatggATCTCTACTTTTCCTTCAGGTCCTGAAATTCTGTAATTTACTGATTAATTAGTGACTAATTGTCTCTTTTGGCCTCAACTACCTGggtaatttttagtttttctctttaaaaagaattaattggGGACTCTGGACCAACTTCAGGAGGTCCATGAATCCCTAAAATCATGTGCAAAAATATGTGCTGATTAGGAGTGTataacatgtgtgtatatgtgtaaatcagtctgcatttttccaaagagagagTCCATAGCTTTCAGTTGTGACcccaaaaaaggttaaaaaatcaCTGGTCAGGATATATCAATTTGCTTTTCTTGAAATTCTTCGCAGTTAATAAAGAtttagggataaatcaggagcttgggattaacatatacacagtattatatataaaacagatagccaacaaggacctcctgtatagcacagggaactatactaaatattttgtaataacctctaagggaaaagaatatgaaaaagattcactgaatcactgtgctgtacacctgaaacgaacacaacattgtaaatcaactatacttcagtaaaaataaaccaaaaaaaagacaaagtttaTCCAGATTTGTAAACCTGTGTACAACACAGAGCTATGGATTTGCCTAAAGCTCCTTAGTTCCCTTATTTTGAGAGAATGTGTTTTCCATGATTGCGAAATGAATCAGGCTAAAGAAAGCAGAGCACAGGAAGCCTAGCTCTTCTGTCAGGCTCTGGAAGGTACTGGAGCAGGTGAGGTCATGTGtctcctttttttatttcctttatatgaCTGCCAGGAAAAATGGTCTGAAACCAAGCACAGGctctcaaaagaagaaaaggagaagcaaaTTGGATTCTCTAGAGCAGAAAGAAGTGGTGAGGTCATATTTCATAACTCTCCAAATAGGCAGCACTTTGGAAGAAAAGCTGCCAAGATAACCAGTCCCACCCCAACTTCTGCtcctgcttttgctttttttgatttcttttggaCTTTGTTTTCTAGAAACTAAATGTAATTGGTTTTTGTTCATCCATAATGGaactacatttctttctttcttcccaagtCATTATAGTCTGCCTGGCTGGAATCATGTTGCAGTTTCAGGCAGAGCCTAATACTCCCATGAATTGGAactataatctttatttttatggaCTCCATAAAACATTGGAGTTTTATGGATTTAActaaacattaattaaaataaccTTTTTCTATAGACTGGAGttataatttcaaatatgtatttcCATGGAAGGACTTTGATCCTGAGATCTAACAAAAATTGCGTGCTACACTTCAAATGTCCTGCCTTTTATAGGGTTATTTCCTTTGGGCATTTAGtctaacaaatattttaaggaattcattcatgtattctttTATTCGGCCATGGACTCATCAACAATACCAAATAGGAACTTAGAATacaaagaggagagggaaaggaaaggccCTTTGTTAAAGGCCTCTGAGCTCGACAGGCCCCAGCCTTCCCACTACACCTGGAATTTGTCCAGCTTAGTCCCAACTGTTGAACATACCAAATGGTTTCAAACTGTTTGCTCTTATAAATAGTACTGCTAAGGAGGTTTTGGGGAAGACACCTTAAGTGACTACTGCTGCCCTCCAAAGGGGAAAGTATCCTCAGGAGTGGCGGTAGAAGACCAAAGTAAGATATGTtttatggctcttttttttttggtccattacAAAATTGTTTACCAGAGGGACTGTAACAATGTGTCGTGCCTCTGGCAGCCCCACAAACCAGCCAATGCTGGGCACAGTCATTTTCAATTGTTTTTGATACGCATACATGTAAAGTGCCTTAGATTTGTTTGAATATTCATTTCAAGCaatagcacatttaaaaaatattagaattaataGGAGTAACATGTATGGTGCACCTGCTGTGTGCATAACAAGCCTTGCTCTTTTAATCCTCCCAGTAATCCTACGCGGTAGGTACGATTATTGCTCCCATTTTACTCAGGAGCTAAGTGTGGACACTCAGAGAGTTTACACAGCTGGTTAACGGTAGACTGGGACTTGAAAATGGGGTGTTTGACTCCAAGGGGCCCACACGTAGCCTCATCTCTGCTCTTGCGCCTCATGGTGATTGTAGCTTTATAACAATGAATGAATCCCTTTTCAGGTTAAAATAATCCCTTGATACTCTTCCTGACTTGCTCCCCTGGAAGAGAGGAGAAGAGCATTCTGAACTGAGGCAAAAGCAAGAAGCAAAGGCTGCATGGAAAAATGTGCAGAGTACGTTTAAGCATCACAGATAATCCTGTTTGCCTGGGATGTAGGGCCCCACAGGGTGAAGAGGGCTGAGCAATGAGGTCAGAAAGGTAGCCGGGGGTAAGTTCTTAGAGAATGTTGATGGTCTTAAGGACTTTGGATTTCATTCTTTAAGCCACGAAGAGCCCTAGAAGGTTTTTGAGCAAGCGAGTGATGGGATCATGTGGGTGTTGGAGagatttctcatttctctgagtcCCCTTCTCCATAGGGACTGCTGTATAGCCTCTCTGCTGTTAGGGACTGTCGTCTTATCCAAGTGAGAAGCGCCAGGCCTGTTGAACGGTGGTAGTGGAGGTGGGATGAAATGGTCTGACATGAGAGGCATCATGAGGTAGAAGGGACAGAACTTGGTTCTAACTAGAAATGACCTCGAGTGAGAGGCAGGGGCCAGGGTCTCTGGCTTGGGAGCAGGCTCTATCGTATCACAGGGGAGCATGCTTCGGGAGGAGGACAGGTTCCATCTTGGACATGCTGAGCCTGAAGTGTTTGTGGATTTCCCTTCATAGATATCTATGCAGTTGGGTATTCTCTTCCAGGAGAGTGTCAAGGTGGGAGATGAGATTTAGGAGTCATTTGTATCAAGGTGATAGTGGTAGTCCAGGAAAGAGGACTGATGAGAAAACCTAGAAAAGAAGTTTACATTTGAAGGACAAGGAAAGAACAGGGacaagatagataaataaataaataaataaataaatacaaattctgAAGGGCCAGTGAGAAGGGCTGGAAGAGAAGTAGGCATGTACCATATGATGGAAGGCAAGGGTGGGGGATGGAATTTGGGCATATTTGGGGGCAGATGGAGTTCTTGGGCAGAGTGAAGACTGGGTTGAGCAGCTCAGAGAGCACGATTGTTTATATCAGGGGTGAGCAAACTTttcctataaagggccagatagtaaatatttttgcttttgaggACATACAGTGTCTCTGACAATGACTCTGCTATTTCAGTGCAAAATCAACCATAGACAGTAATAAATGAATGTACCTGGCTAAGTtccaatagaattttatttacaaaaacaaggcAGGTCAGATTTAgcctgtgggccatagtttgccaaacCTGATCTGTCATATCTAGTTTTCCTAACCAGAATCAGAATGTAGTCTTCCATACATGGTTATATGATTCATTAAGCTGactggaaaatataagaaatgtttggtccaaataatgataaaatttcTTTCACCACAATTTCTAGCTATTTAGAGTTCTTATACCTGGACACAGTAGATATTGATGTATTTATGCATTTACTAACAAGCTGATTCTATTGAATTTTCTAGGCATGCAGTTATATCACGTGCATATCGTGGtgcatttatttcttccttttctaatttgCATCTCTGCTCTCTAATTCTAAGTTACAGAGAAATGGAGGCCCCTGTTTTCTACAGCCTTCCTCCTTCAAGGCTTGTTTTCTGGGATCCCAGTAGCTGTGGATTTTTCCTAGACATTTCCTGGAGACCTATTTGAGGTTGAAAGTCTTTTAGTTTTCAATAGCAATAGCAAAGGACAGTTTGGCAAACAAGGATCTGATCCCTTTTTTTATGAGCTCAAATTTAGTGGTCTGTTTTAAAGTTCTCttctttgattgatttttttaaaatcttagaataaaatccaaacttcatACCTGGCCTCCACAGCCTGCATGATCTGCTTCCTGCCAACCTCTTTCattgcactttttattttttctttccttcactcacTTGTCCCCAGCCAAGTCCTTACCCTCCTTGGGGTCTTGACACTGCTGTGTCCTTTGGCTGGAATTTACTTTCCTGGGCCCTTCCCATGCCCTGTGGGTCTCAGCTCAGGCGCAGTCCCTGAACAATCCCTCTAGCTAAAGGAGATTCCCTCGGGGTCTCTGTTACACAGctaagtttatttgtgtcatagtattttttgttaatttttatttttttatggaagtatagttgatttacaatgtttcagatgtacagcaaagtgattcagttttacgcatgtgtatatatacatatatgtgtgtgtgtgtattctttttcagattcttttccattataggttattatttTGTGCCATAGTATTAATCACAATCTGTAATTATCTCGAATGTGGGTTGTTGTGCTTATCTATTGTCTGCCTCCTTGCAGTAGATTTCGAGATCTCTAAGGGCAAGGACCCTGATTTCATGCTCACAACCAttgtctccagcacctagaactgCGTCTGGCAGAGAGTACGAGCTTAATCAGTATTTATTGAAGGAATAAAAGCATTCTCCTTTCTCATGGTCAACACCAAGGACCTATCTCAAGCCTCCTGTGCTGGGCGTTCTccatctgcccccccccccaaattcactCTCCGTGCTTTCCTATGACTCTGTGCCCGGGGAAATAGAAATATGGACTGTGTCAACTGGGTGTCCTTGCTCTCTGGCTTTGATTTGGGACTGGACAGTAGTAACGCTGGTACAAAActgagaagaagaaggagagtgAGGCCAGGGTGTctgtccccctcctccccgccctcgCAGAAGAAACCTGTAACCACAGGCTCCTTCTCTCCCTTGACTATAAGTTTCAGCCCCTTTCAGGTGGCCCTGTGtctccccttttctctccagGCCTGGAAgtcagaggggaggaggagaggctggGGTAATGATTCCCTTCGCAGTTCCCACCAGGTGGGCTTCCTCAGATGGGGTCTCTGCTCCTCCTGCTGCCTTAGGTGTAGGGGTGGGATTGGTTCCCTGCTGTGGCCAACCCTGGGGTATGGTCCCTTTCCTTGTCCATCTCTACCTTGTTAAACTCGACCTACAACTTTGTAAATAGTCCTTTTATTCGACTCTCAATGACTCCATTTGAGCTTGTCATTCTTGTCTACTGGGACTCTCAGGTTtattcacctgtgaaatgggaaagTTGACCAAGTGGAGTTTCTGATAAATCAACATTTCTAGTGTGGTTACTACTGGTCACTTTTGAAATCAGTGACTGATTCTGACAAAACCTGTTGCAATCTGAGTTGTGTAAAGATAAACTTCCCGCTCGATTTGCAGTTCTGTGTGCCTGTCCTGTTATCTGATAATGTTTGGACTATGAGCATCTCAGGTAACTTTTAAAccattttgataaaaattttgtCCTGGGATTGAGgatagggttgtttttttgaatGAGATGTCTAGATTCCTGAGGTTTGGTATATACGTTAGAATTGAAATAAAGAGGGAGGCTTTCTTCCCTTAATTCTGTGGGTATTTTCCATTAGATCCTCTTACATTGAGCCAAAATCCACTCCTACCCCTCTTCTCCTGATGCCACCTTTGTGCATGAAGAACCACCCAAAATAAACCCgcacagagagaaacagaacaaCAGAGGTTTGGGCTGACCTCCAAATCTTGTGCAGATTTCAGTGGTGAGCCGAAGCTTGTTGGATCAAATAAGCTTGAGATGAGCTCTCATAGAATCACAGAGGCTCAGGGTTAGGATGGATCTTAGAAGTCATCAGTTCCCTCCCCCATCAGATTGGTCATTGCCAGGCAGAGAATCGTATCCAAGTCTTCCAAACCCTGCTTAAACAGCTAGGAGGACAGAGAACCAGAGCTGGGGAGTGCGTAGATCTTTAAAAAGATGGTCTGTTTGATCTTGGCTGGATTTAAGACATTGTTTCTGACaaagagctttttaaatttttaatagaaaatatggGGTTTAGTCTAGCTCTATGACCTCTTTTCCACCTCTGCCACCACCCAGGTTTGTGACCCTTCCTGGCGCTCGTGTTCCTAAATGGAACACTTCAGGAGCTGTCTTGGATGCCAGAGTGAATctctttcatttgctgtgcaatgCAACCTTTTCAGAATGCCATGGGGCACTTTGCACTTGTGGGTTAGACCAAACTTATGGTAGGATCTTCATTTTTCTGACAGGGATAGAAGTATGACCTACTGGTAATACCAAGAGAATCTGATTTGCTCCTTTGGTAACTGGAATAGTGATTCCACTATGAGTAGTGCACTGGCCCTGTCACGTTGCCCCTGTGCCCGAGCACACTGGCATCATTGAGTGGATTTCAGGAACACCACCATATGGACCTCTTTAGCCTTCGCAGTGGTTGGGCAGAGAGTTGGTCACCTCTGTCTGGGAACTTTCCCTGATTGCACTATACAAATATGATCATTGTCTCCTGTGTACCAGGAGGAGATAAAGATTAGGATGTGTTAttctcttgcccctccccttcctcctgccctctctccctccagactGCTCTCTCTGCATATTGCTGATGCTCACATCATCATCACTGCTGACGTGTTCTGTTTCCTTGTGGTTTATAGATGATCACGATGCAGTCCTGAGGTTTAATGGGGCACCCACAGCCAACTTCCAACAAGATGTGGGCACGAAAACCACCATTCGCCTGATGAACTCTCAGGTAAAACTTCTTCTGTGCAGAAGTATAGTGAGAGAAGTTTCCTTCCTAACACAATCATGGACGGTGCTGAGTAGAGTGCAGTGGTCAGTACAGAGACTCTGCAGTTAGCTTGCCTGCCATCTAAACCAGCTTTGCCTCTCTTAGCTAAAAGATCATGCCTAAGTTACTCATGCCt
This genomic interval carries:
- the ST6GAL1 gene encoding beta-galactoside alpha-2,6-sialyltransferase 1 — protein: MSFIMIHTNLKKKFSCCVLVFLLFAIICVWKEKKKGSYYESLKLQTKEFQVLRSGSQSVSSSGTHSPQSGSRALSGPKAKPEATFQVWNKDSSTKNLTPRLQKIWKNYLSMNKYKVSYKGPGPGVKCGAEALLCHLRDHVNVSMVEATDFPFNTSEWEGYLPQENIRTKAGPWGRCAVVSSAGSLKSSQLGQEIDDHDAVLRFNGAPTANFQQDVGTKTTIRLMNSQLVTTEGRFLKDSLYNEGILIVWDPSVYHSDIPKWYKNPDYSFFDNFKSYRKLHPDQPFYILKPQMPWELWDIIQEISPEQIQPNPPSSGMLGIVIMMTLCDQVDIYEFLPSKRKTDVCYYYQKFFDSACTMGAYHPLLFEKNMVKHLNRGTDDDIYLLGKATLPGFRSIRCGA